A single genomic interval of Musa acuminata AAA Group cultivar baxijiao chromosome BXJ3-4, Cavendish_Baxijiao_AAA, whole genome shotgun sequence harbors:
- the LOC103974176 gene encoding LRR receptor-like serine/threonine-protein kinase GSO1, producing MDNMQPLCLVFFFLCSTLLLQWSQGCHPHDRSALLTFKAGITADPSGLLRSWDSATDCCSAWDGVACDAATGRVVNVSRPGLSSGPDFISDASIAGSLSPALGDLFSLRLLDLSNLKQLAGPIPPALGRLSRLEHLLLDSNQLTGCIPSAFANLTRLRKLSLGNNRLSGSLPPSMFTSPFLSVVSLSNNRLTGGIPAPIGRVPAMEALDLHGNHLTGSIPMEIGLLRRLTVLDLSENKISGGIPSSIGKLENLVVLYLNQNRITGSIPPSIAGMVSLQFCRMSENQLTGSIPDSIGGLPSIERLILENNKLTGQLPAAIGRLATLTDIFFSNNRFTGRIPSSFANLANLQTLDLSRNRLCGPIPAELSRLRNLQELDLSFNSLMHLGRPPSWLGQMNIFKLVLADTGISGPLSDWLSSASSISILDLSSNGLVGDLPQWIGNMTGLSLLNLSNNALHSGIPEGFKNLTLLMDLDLHANELYGRLRPVMAKGTQDPLGHYRTLDLSRNRFTGGLDEDVGELAAMDTVERLVVSHNPELGGGIPASMSRLAALKEVGMAGNGLSGSIPEGVLDLARLTEFDVSDNRLSGRIPRHRAPLTAEGFRGNTGLCGAPLPPCKL from the coding sequence ATGGATAACATGCAGCCGCTGtgcctcgtcttcttcttcctctgctccaCCCTGTTGCTGCAGTGGTCGCAGGGATGTCACCCCCACGACCGTTCGGCCCTTCTCACCTTCAAGGCCGGCATCACCGCCGACCCCTCCGGCCTCCTCCGCTCCTGGGACTCGGCCACGGACTGTTGCTCCGCGTGGGACGGCGTGGCCTGCGACGCTGCCACTGGCCGCGTCGTCAACGTCTCCCGCCCTGGCCTCTCCTCCGGGCCCGACTTCATCTCCGACGCCTCCATTGCCGGGAGTCTCTCGCCTGCCCTCGGCGACCTCTTCTCCCTCCGGTTGCTCGATCTCAGCAACCTCAAGCAGCTCGCCGGCCCCATTCCACCCGCCCTCGGCCGCCTCTCCCGCCTTGAACACCTCCTCCTCGACTCCAACCAACTCACCGGCTGCATCCCCTCCGCCTTCGCAAACCTCACCCGACTCCGGAAGCTCTCCCTCGGCAACAACCGCCTCTCCGGATCGCTTCCCCCTTCCATGTTCACCTCTCCATTTCTTTCCGTGGTCTCTCTTTCCAACAACAGGCTAACCGGCGGCATCCCGGCACCCATCGGGCGGGTACCTGCAATGGAGGCACTAGACCTCCATGGCAACCACCTCACCGGCTCCATCCCCATGGAGATCGGATTGCTGCGAAGGCTCACTGTTCTTGATCTTTCAGAGAACAAGATCTCCGGCGGCATCCCCAGCTCCATAGGCAAGCTCGAAAACCTGGTGGTTCTCTACTTGAACCAGAACCGCATCACGGGAAGCATTCCGCCTTCCATCGCCGGTATGGTCTCGCTGCAGTTCTGTAGGATGTCGGAGAACCAGCTCACCGGGAGCATCCCGGATTCGATCGGCGGCCTACCTAGCATCGAGAGACTGATACTGGAGAACAACAAGCTCACCGGTCAGCTGCCCGCCGCTATAGGACGCCTCGCCACGCTCAcggacatcttcttctccaacaacCGATTTACCGGCAGGATCCCTTCCAGCTTCGCCAACCTGGCCAATCTGCAGACGTTAGACCTGTCGCGGAACCGCCTCTGTGGTCCAATCCCCGCCGAGCTCTCCCGGCTGCGGAACCTCCAAGAGCTGGATCTCTCCTTCAACTCCCTGATGCACTTGGGCAGGCCGCCGAGCTGGCTCGGCCAGATGAACATATTCAAGCTTGTCCTGGCGGACACAGGGATCTCTGGTCCGCTGTCTGACTGGCTGTCGTCGGCGTCGTCCATCTCGATCCTCGACCTTTCCAGTAACGGACTGGTGGGGGATCTCCCGCAGTGGATCGGCAACATGACCGGGCTCTCGTTGCTCAACCTCTCCAACAACGCTCTGCATTCGGGGATCCCGGAGGGGTTCAAGAACCTGACGCTGCTGATGGACCTGGACCTGCACGCCAACGAGCTGTACGGCCGTCTGCGGCCAGTGATGGCGAAGGGGACGCAGGACCCCTTGGGGCACTACCGGACGCTGGATCTGTCGCGCAACCGGTTCACCggggggcttgacgaggacgtgGGGGAGCTGGCCGCGATGGACACAGTAGAGAGGCTAGTGGTGTCGCACAACCCAGAGCTTGGCGGCGGGATACCGGCGTCCATGTCGAGGCTGGCGGCGCTGAAGGAGGTGGGGATGGCGGGGAACGGGCTCTCCGGGAGCATACCTGAGGGCGTGCTGGACCTCGCGCGACTGACAGAGTTCGATGTGTCAGATAACAGGCTCAGCGGTCGGATACCGCGCCATCGGGCTCCCTTGACGGCGGAGGGCTTCAGAGGAAACACGGGGCTCTGCGGCGCGCCTCTCCCGCCATGCAAGCTGTAG